GAGGACGTCTAAGGCTAAGCAGGGACTCGAAAACCTGAGGAAGGAGGCGGACTCGATAATCGTCCTCGACAACAACAGACTCCTCGACTACGTCCCCAACCTTCCGATAAGCAAGGCTTTCTCTGTGATGGATCAGATAATCGCCGAGACGGTCAAGGGAATCTCGGAGACCATCACACAGCCGAGCCTCATCAACCTCGACTACGCCGACATGACGACTATCATGAACCAGGGCGGAGTCGCGGTGATGCTCGTCGGAGAGACACAGGACAAGAACAAGATAGACGCAGTCGTCGAGGACGCTCTCAACCATCCGCTCTTAGACGTCGACTACCGCGGAGCCTCGGGAAGCCTCGTACATATCACGGGAGGACCCGACCTCACGCTCGGAGAGGCTGAGGGGATCGCACAGAACATCACAGAGCGTCTCGGGTCGTCGGCGAACGTCATCTGGGGAGCACGTATACAGGAGGACTACGACTCGAAGGTACGTGTAATGGCTATAATGACCGGAGTCCAGAGCTCGCAGGTTCTCGGATCACAGATGACGAGCGCGAGCAAGACGACGTCGACGAGCGACGGCGGAGACGACTCGGTGAAGAAGAACTCCGCGAACGTCGACGTAATACGTTAACGTTAGAGTTTCTGCGTTCCTAATTTTCGTTACCTCTATCTCGATTTCTAACCCAACCAGAAATGCTTAGTACCCTCTTTGTGAACCGTAGCCATGTCTGGTCGGGACGTCGATATCGACTACCTTCATGGACTCTTCGACTCCGCAGAAATTCTCGACGGAATTAGACAGGGAAAAGACCAGATGGACGATCTGGAGGATCACGTCGATGGATCGAGGTCGACTCTCCACCGTAAGATGAAGTTTCTGAGAAACCGTAATCTCGTACGCAGAGACGACGATACTTTCGGACTCACTCCGAAAGGCGAGGCTGTTCTCGATGGGCTGTCTGAGTTCACACACCATATAAAGACAGTCGAAGAACTCGAACCCTTTCTTGAACACGTGGGAGAGACTGTCGACGAACTCAGTAGACTCTCGGGATCGACTGTCTACACTCCGAAAGACGGAAGACCACATTATCCG
The Candidatus Afararchaeum irisae DNA segment above includes these coding regions:
- the ftsZ gene encoding cell division protein FtsZ, with protein sequence MEDIVQEALENDEKEKEMKQNAEDFGDPNIVVVGCGGAGNNTVNRLYNIGAEGAETIAINTDKQHLQMIEADTKILVGKSLTNGLGAGGDPSMGERATEMARGTLKDILEDADLCFVTAGMGGGTGTGAAPVVAKIAKDQGAIVLGMVSTPFDVERARTSKAKQGLENLRKEADSIIVLDNNRLLDYVPNLPISKAFSVMDQIIAETVKGISETITQPSLINLDYADMTTIMNQGGVAVMLVGETQDKNKIDAVVEDALNHPLLDVDYRGASGSLVHITGGPDLTLGEAEGIAQNITERLGSSANVIWGARIQEDYDSKVRVMAIMTGVQSSQVLGSQMTSASKTTSTSDGGDDSVKKNSANVDVIR